The region ATTCGAAGAAGATATGTTGCAGATGGGTGGAAGAGGAAATCGGGGCAATGACCACTAGATTTGGTAGTCGTCGTGAGCAGCAGAAGTGGAGGTAGTGACCGGCGGAAGTGTCAGGGGTGGCGACGAGCAAAACGAGTGGTAATGGGACGAGCAATGTCATGCTGTTCATCATCTCGAACAGATTTGGGtttgtgatttttgaaaaaaaaaattatttatttgtgtattaaaTGAGTGATATTGTGTGTTTatgtatttggttattgatttgtatatatttgattattgatattATGTATGTgcctatttgattattgattagtacatttgattattaattttatatatcataatatttattattaaattacaaaataaataataaatttttataagtatTGCTCACCATCGTCAAAATTTTGGCCAAACCCAAAACTCTCATCAGATTGAGAAATCGAAATTGGCCAACCCACCTTCACCATCTCTCCCCCCACAATGATAATCAATGTCGGAGGAGACTTGACTAAAGGCGATGGAAGACAAAATTGGTCAAAGAACATGGGTTGCAGATGCACCGACTAACAAATCCAGAGAAAATATATTGCAGATGGGTGGAAGTGGAAATCAGGGCGATGACCACTAGATTTGGTGGTCGCCGTAAGCAACAAAATGGAGGCAGTGACCAGTGGAAGTGTTGGCAGTGCCGGCGAGCAAAACGAGTGGTAACGAGACAAGCGACGTCATGCTATTCATCATCTTGAACAGATTTGGATTtgtgattttggaaaaaaattatttatttgtgtattagatgagtgatattgtgtatttatatatttggttattgatttgtatatttgattattgatattATGTGTGTgcgtatttgattattgattttgtatatatttatatttgattattttatgtatttgattattgatttgtatatttgattattaattttatatatcataatatttattattaaattataagataaataataaatttttatagtattgaaaattatagataagataaaataaataaagttaaaatttattaataaataaatgaaataagaaacCAAATAGAGAATATTGTTggaacaattataatttttaaaataaaaaataaattatttataatataataaaaaagagaataatGAGCTGCATTGGACTAGACTTATCCGAACCAAAAATTGAAGATCCCTACACACAAGAAGCTTAATTGACCCAAAATTGTGGGGTATGAATATGGCCCGGCAGAGCGGGAAATGAGTCAGGACGTTTCAAACTAGGCCGCTCGGCTCAGCCGCGGCAGTATTTTGGCGCCAAAATTGCCGCCCAAATTGAACCCTATTTACAGGCCACTTGCTCTCCATAATTCATCGCGCTTCAGTGATTCATTCACACAGAAGAGAGTTTCTTCTTGATCTGACTCGAGAATCAGCCATGGTCGTTGCTCTGGGTCCAGGCAAATTCTACGGGAGTAGCCTGCCGCGGCCCCGATTCTACGCCGATGTGAAGTTCAATGAGGAGCGAGTCGACCCCCCTGTTACCGTCCTGGACCCGCTGATGTCGTGGGCCGAGGAGGCTCACTGGTCGATGGGCGGCCTCAGCTTCAAGCGCCTCCGCCTCCAAGGGCGCATCGAAGGCCGCGTCGACAAGCTCCGCAAAGAGCGCGAGAAGATCCAGAAGAAGCGAGCCGCAAGAGATCAGATCGGAGGTTCCGGCAAGGATCTGGTTGATGGCGACGAAGAAGAGAAGGATCTGAGCCCCCCGCCGCCTCCCGCTCCAATGGCAGTGAAGCGCAGGCGGTTTGTGGCGTTGATTGATGAGGATGAGGACGATGATCTGGATGAGCAGGCTGATGAGGCGGTGGTCGGGAAGAGGGGCCCGGCAAGGAAGCTTGGCGACGATTTTGATCGGGTGGCGGAGGAGAGCGGGTTGGGCAAGAAGAGGGGAAGTCCGGCGAAGGTTTCCGAGGCGGTGGCGTCGCGGACTCGGGGCCGGAAGGCCTCCGAAGAGAGCGCTGATTCGGGCACCAAGTTGAAGAGAGGTGCGAAAGGTAAAAGGGGCTCGGAGAATGGGGAATCATCTCCGGCCGGTAGGACGAGGGCTTCGCCGAGGTTGGCCAAGCGAGGATTGCGCTAGAAGTGTTCGACGATTTGTCTCTGTGGATATATGCTCTTGAATACCCCCGTCTCCAGATAGATCCCTTAGGGCAGGTTTTAGTTCTTTTTtcatttcccttttattttaGTGTAATTCAATGTGTTTGTTATTTCAAATGCCATTTGGATGTTTGGTTTTAAGACTGCTTCTCCTCCATAGATCAAAGCTCAATTGAATTGTGGGTAATGTTAGTATTTTTTTCCATGCTTTTATTAGTATATACGAGTGAgcaatattttgaataaattgaaataacaaattaaattagttgaAATTGTATGGTTTGAGTTTGATTGGAactctttattaaaaaaaatgaaataatcgaatcgattgaaATCTATGTATTAGAATTATGAATCAATTAAGaacttatttttaatcattaatgatttaatcaaataataatcaGTGAACAAAAATGTTTAGTCTTtgtatttgatttattaattaagagagtttttaaataaataaataatctttaattgagcaatattatttttacttgaataataatttttttaagctattaatatttttaaattaaaatttacttgTAAAggttaattaagtaaaaattatttttaatcaagtaatatttattttactcgAATAACActtaattttctcaaataacatttattaattgtttgtactttgttatttttttttttcaatttgagtaACTGtagttggtttaatttgatcaatTCTATAACCAAACCAATTGAATGTTACTAGTATTTGGTCATTTTGAAAAGgtatcaaattttgattttaaaaaatattacttgaaCACTCATTTATAAAGGAACAAtcatgtattaatatattatattttgtattaaattaatataaatatataatgcatTCATCCATAATTGTCACAATTGAACATTTAAAtagtacttttttatttttatcaagatCTGCTGTGAACATGACATGTTTCTTCAATTCTTTAACACCATCTTTAGGAAAATACTCAGTTATATTGGGTACATTGGGGTCTTTTTGATTTGATTagataatttattgaataaataacaaaaatattatttgaatatttaaatttgacaatCGTGATGTTATGTATTGATGTCTTGTACTttgtgttatattaatatacatatataaatatcaatacATAGTGAGTTAAAGtaacaaattttattatttaaataacatttttataaaaataatacaagacATTGTAGTATTTTCAAGTTAGCTAAGATACATCTTCTAGGGTTGTCCAAAAACAAAGAGTGTCTCTTACTAAGCTCGGCCTTTTCTCCTAAATCGTATTAGTCGGGGgcgaatttaaatataaattgtcCTGGGTTGAAATACAAGACAAcctacaacaaaaattaaatttataaggtAAAAGATAACCCTCACCccaccccaaattttttggaTCCGCCCCTAATATTAGTAACGATGCGTAAAACTACACATTTGAAATCGGTACTCCCAAGCTCACCTATGTTAGTAATTCTATTAGGCAACCACCTTGATGGTTAAAAAAAGTgagattatttaaataagtctTCACgagcttatttttaaatatattcaagAATTTGATAGAATATTTTCTTAATCCAAAACAAAATTCTTGAGGAtgagtttgaatggaatgaatAACTAAGTCTCAAAGACTAAAATAAGTGTGGTGTAATTGAAATccgtttgattattttgaaattaatataatagtaaataaACATCCCTCGTTAAATGGATGAAAATCGAAGTACTTTTCTCGAATATAACTAAGGTGTGACATTACACTTTGTTTAGCACCACGACTTCAATCTTCAAGCACTCGTGAGACCTTCTCAAATCTTTTACTAAAGAAAGCTAAGatatatatcattataataCGATGCTCCACTcaaaagaatacaaaaaaagaaaaaaatgataatagaaAATACTTGATAGTGCTTAGTAAAGGACTTAGGTATTGCATTCCCaatatgtcatatttttttttttttttggataccATTACAAATGAAACCCTTTCCTATTAGGAACCTATGAGAAGAATGTGCAACTAAAATTTTGTCAAGGTTAATGATCTAACAAGACATCTTTAGATATTTACACACCACTCCTAAGAAATTTAGaagtaaatataatatttgtacaCGTCCTTAGAGTCTTCTCAAGAAGTGTACAAATAATCTTAGCATTTTAGAAAGTTACTCtatagaaaacagaaaattagaaagtgaGTTCCAAtacaaaactttttcaaataaaaaatagagattttGGAAAacacgatttttcaaaattaaacgaAACTTGGAAAATACCTAAAATGGAGTTTTCTAAGTTGAAGGAAGAAAGCATTAGCATTAGAAAAACTACAGAGGTATTTCGGGCCAACTACAAGACTACGACTACAATACAAGTCATGAGCGATAGGAAAGCCATGAGCCTATCTCAAGTCAGGCTTCTCTAAGTGATTGACCATCACTAACAACTCATTGCTTTCGCTAAGCCAATAGTATGGGATTATTGGGAAAGCCCATCCCAACATCTTATTGACTGGTTGGAGAAATGACTAGTGATTTTGTGTCATGTCACTATTTGGTGATCGGGAATCGATTGCCAAAAGAATCTGATCATTGGTTGAAGGCGAATCTTCTGAAGAACcataataatctaaaaaatttagaatcttTGAGTACTATCTAGAGATTTCTGGAATTTTTAGAATGCTCCAAAAGCATAAGAGCTTTCTAGATATCTCCAAGAAGCCCCATAATTTGCTAGATATTTTTACACTCAAGTTGTGACTATTATAAGTAGCTAAGATTTGATACCATTTAGGTAATATGTCACACTGGGTATAGCTCGAGATCATGTTAGGTTGGGCCCTCGTGATAGGCTAACCCATTTAATATGTCTAAACcagggttaattacaccaataataacccaattttgcattctattactatttggtgactgaactttgaaatattacatgtcagtcactgatatttcaaaacagtTACTGCTTAGtgactgaactttgaaatgttacctgttagtcactgatatttcaaaactgttactgcttagttacagaactttaaaatattatctattagtcactgatatttcaaaaatgttacactgaactttaaaatattatctgttagtcactaatatttcaaaattgttcaTCATTtgtcactcgtgaacttaaagttcaatgactatCGAGTGACGGGTGAAAAacgattttaaaatatcaatgactagcaggtaatattttaaaattcagtaactaagcagtaacagtttgaaaatatcaatgactaataagtaacattttaaagttcagtaactaaataataataattttaaaatatcagtgactaacgggtaacatttcaaagttcagtgactaagcagtaactgttttgaaatatcagtaacTAACagataacatttcaaagttcaatgaccaaacagtaatagaatgcaaagttaagttattattggtgtaattagcCCGTCTAAACTaggtcttttaattaaaattagattgGGTTTGTTTGGACTATATTTTAGGCCCAAACCAAACTTGGTGGGCCTAGATTAGGGTTTGGTATGAGATTGGACTTGAACTAGGCTCAAGGTAGAGGGTTGGGTGTAAGATTGGGACTAATTGAGCCTAACATGTATACAAACACATAAAGCGGGCCTGATTATGCGGGAATGGGCCGTCTAGGAAGCGGGCCTAATTATGGGGAAATGGGCCTTCCATGTAGCGGGCCTAATTATGCGGGAATGGGCCGTCCATTAACTTACAATCTGGCCCCAACCCATTGTAAACAATTCACATTAAACTTTTGTAATCCAATCCAGGGACAATTGCTACCCTCTACCTCTCAAGTTCAAGTCTTATTTGATGGGTTTCACACTCTCATAGTAAATCCCATTTCCCTTGCCTTTTCATTTACTTTTGTTTCATCAATTGGCAACATTAAGTGATAATTGATACAAAAATGTTTTTGTAAAACGAACTATGATTATTGCTCTCAATTTACAACTTCATGTTATACAAACAAAGGAGGATCAttcatagaaaagaaaagaaaagaaaagaaaagaaaatcattgaCTAGGGCAGAAACCACTTTCCCAAATCTGTGAAACCAAACAGCCAAATTGCACAACTAAGTGGAAGGTCCAGGTAAAGCTTCGTCCCTGCTCCGGCGAACCAGCGCAAAGTAGCCCAGCACGGCGCAAACGGCCGCCACAGCGTTCCCTTCCCGGATCAAGATCTTGACCACGAACCCAGTGATCTCCGCCGTCAATTTCTTGCCCTCCACTACCAGGTCCCGCCGGGGCTTCCCGCAGAAGGTGAGCAGAACCAGGATGGTGATCCACGTCACCAGCGTCGCCGGCACCGCCACGGCCAGCGCCGCCGCCATGCCCAGAATCCCGAACACTGCCCCAAGCATCACGGAGGCGTAGAGCGCCGCCCACGACGCGGtggcggaggaggaggaggagttcgATTCGTACCAGGAGAGCACGGATTGCAAGACGTTCCAGGAAGATGAGAGGAGAAGGCCGTAGACGAGGACGAATAGGCATACCCACGTTCTTCGCTTGCTCATCAGCTGCATGATCAAGACGTAGGAAGACGACGACGAAGGTTTCGGAGATGCCGTCGCTTGTgcttgttcttgttcttcttcttcttccatgttCGTCGACTGATTCTCTCTGTTTTTCTTTGTTGGgttgttcttttctctttctttactCTTTGGGGGCTCTTCTATTCCTTCATGGGTGGGCTTGCTTGGACTCTGGTTTTGGGAGCTATGATCGATGATGAATGGATGGATAAGGGCACAGGGGAATGATGGGATCGACGCCGTAAGTTGAGAGTGATCTCCACGCTCTTCGTTGGCGCGTGAAATTGTTCTTGGACATAAAAATACCGCTTTTCCAAGGTTGGGTTTTTCTTAACAatccaaaatgttattttttatgaaaatttgttatattcTAGTGTCGCCTAATATAaggtttgtttatttttaataatatattttattttatattatattaatataaatatataatatattaatattatatttaagtgtctaaataatatttttatgaaaaataatttaaattatgatgaactgaaaaattataaaatttctcCTTCCAAACAAGATTTAGAATTTagagtttaaaattaagaatttagcAACAATGTGCATTCTTGAAATTAtgaatgattatttttaatttgaaaaggTTATGTAAATAATGTGAAGGTTACATTTAGATAAAatgatttgatcatgttatttAGCATTTGAAATTTAGGAGCGTTAACGGTTTGAATTGGTCTGATTCTATAAAAATTCAGTAATCGAACCATTTTTAATGGTTTCGAAAAATAAGAATcgtaaccgaaccattacatatataaaaccaaatcatgactcaaaattttaaaatgttttacaaTATAGTCACTAaagtaatttttgaataatttctcACCAAAATTGATGACGTGGCAATGGCCACATCATCGCCACGTCAACGCCACGTCAGCAATTTTAGCTATGAACcatcaaaaaatcactttaattaccacattgtaaaatattttaaagttttgttattattttgcaagaaattgaagtttagtgaccaaattaaaaaaaaagctaaaattttgtgacctttggtgtgatttacccgGAGTCAATGTAATAGgcattaaaaaaatagatattattaagttaaaaaaagtATAAACAAATTTTGTGAAGcactcaaaattataaaatttaaataaatgtgtaggGAAAAAATGATTTAAAGCATAtggtgatttttaatttttaattaaattgttatatcatattatttttattaccattataacaaaaattagtAACCACCAAAGTTATATATCTGATAGTTTTGGAATGAACATTCTCACGTCACTCCCTTCACTCATATTCTTAATTTCggtaaaagagataaatcgcAAGTGTGAGGTTTTGTCTCACTGCGCAGGACGAGAATTGAACTCATGACTCACTGATGCGAACTCGACATGTTAGTTGTCTGATCACTTAATCTATGTCCTGAAGACTATATATGTGATAACCTTGTTGAGTCAAAAGTCTGGAGTTTGAGTATTGGTTATTCTTTTATCATTAAGTCCAAACGGTATAATCTTACTTTATTATTGAACACATCTAAAGGAAGAAAAAGCAGCAACAACCAAACACTAGTAATTAACCAAGTGGGTAGTTTTCGAACGACTTGAGGAACCGAAGAGCGATGTCTTTGGCCTTCCCCGGTGGCGGCGTGGTGGTGGTGAGCGGTTGAAACTCCACTTTCCATTCAGCTATGCACTTGTTCCTCCC is a window of Diospyros lotus cultivar Yz01 chromosome 10, ASM1463336v1, whole genome shotgun sequence DNA encoding:
- the LOC127811782 gene encoding uncharacterized protein LOC127811782; this encodes MVVALGPGKFYGSSLPRPRFYADVKFNEERVDPPVTVLDPLMSWAEEAHWSMGGLSFKRLRLQGRIEGRVDKLRKEREKIQKKRAARDQIGGSGKDLVDGDEEEKDLSPPPPPAPMAVKRRRFVALIDEDEDDDLDEQADEAVVGKRGPARKLGDDFDRVAEESGLGKKRGSPAKVSEAVASRTRGRKASEESADSGTKLKRGAKGKRGSENGESSPAGRTRASPRLAKRGLR
- the LOC127811009 gene encoding uncharacterized protein LOC127811009 translates to MEEEEEQEQAQATASPKPSSSSSYVLIMQLMSKRRTWVCLFVLVYGLLLSSSWNVLQSVLSWYESNSSSSSATASWAALYASVMLGAVFGILGMAAALAVAVPATLVTWITILVLLTFCGKPRRDLVVEGKKLTAEITGFVVKILIREGNAVAAVCAVLGYFALVRRSRDEALPGPST